A region from the Metarhizium brunneum chromosome 7, complete sequence genome encodes:
- the cbf5 gene encoding H/ACA ribonucleoprotein complex subunit cbf5, with translation MTMEVVKSLKEEEEHTIKPQAVTPAVDTSSWPLLLKNYDKLLVRTGHFTPIPNGCSPLKRDIKSYISSGVINLDKPSNPSSHEVVSWVKRILRVEKTGHSGTLDPKVTGCLIVCIDRATRLVKSQQGAGKEYVCVIRLHDKLPGGQAQLARALETLTGALFQRPPLISAVKRQLRVRTIYESKLIEFDNDRHLGVFWVSCEAGTYIRTLCVHLGLLLGVGAHMQELRRVRSGAMDENKHMVTLHDVLDAQWIMDNTRDESYLRRVIAPLETLLTGYKRLVVKDSAVNAVCYGAKLMLPGLLRYESGIEHHEEVVLMTTKGEAIAIGITQMSTVEMSTCDHGVVAKVKRCIMERDLYPRRWGLGPVAQEKKKLKADGKLDKFGRPNDSTPAKWTSEYKDYGAADASTAAAAAAAAPAPTPVKVEKIKMEISTPPADDGEKKKRKKHEGETADEKAERKRRKAEKKAAKAAKKAVKGEAGSDDDSD, from the exons ATGACGATGGAAGTTGTCAAAAGCctgaaggaggaggaggagcacaCCATCAAGCCCCAGGCCGTTACACCTGCCGTGGACACGAGCTCGTGGCCTTTGCTCCTCAAGAACTACGACAAGC TGCTTGTCCGAACTGGCCACTTCACACCGATCCCCAATGGCTGCTCTCCGTTGAAGCGAGACATCAAGTCTTATATCAGCTCTGGTGTCATTAACCTCGACAAGCCTTCCAACCCTTCCAGTCACGAAGTCGTCTCTTGGGTCAAGCGTATTCTTCG CGTTGAGAAGACTGGCCACAGCGGTACCCTCGATCCCAAGGTCACTGGCTGCTTGATTGTGTGCATTGACCGCGCCACTCGGCTGGTCAAGTCCCAGCAGGGTGCCGGAAAGGAATACGTCTGCGTCATTCGCCTCCACGACAAGCTGCCTGGCGGTCAGGCCCAGctcgcccgcgccctcgaGACGCTCACCGGTGCCTTGTTCCAGCGTCCTCCCCTGATCTCTGCTGTTAAGCGTCAGCTCCGTGTCCGAACCATTTACGAGAGCAAGCTTATTGAGTTTGACAATGACCGCCACCTGGGTGTCTTCTGGGTCAGCTGCGAGGCCGGTACCTATATTCGAACTCTTTGCGTGCACCTCGGCTTGCTTCTCGGTGTTGGCGCGCACATGCAGGAGCTGCGTCGTGTTCGCAGCGGTGCTATGGATGAGAACAAGCACATGGTTACTCTCCATGACGTGCTCGATGCCCAGTGGATCATGGACAACACGCGTGACGAGTCCTACTTGCGCCGCGTTATCGCTCCTCTTGAGACCCTCTTGACTGGCTACAAGCGACTTGTTGTCAAGGATAGTGCTGTCAATGCTGTGTGCTACGGTGCGAAGCTCATGCTTCCCGGTCTTCTGAGATATG AGTCCGGCATTGAGCACCATGAAGAGGTTGTCCTCATGACCACCAAGGGCGAGGCTATTGCGATTGGTATTACTCAAATGTCTACTGTTGAGATGTCCACTTGCGACCACGGTGTggtggccaaggtcaagcgTTGCATCATGGAGCGCGACTTGTACCCTCGACGCTGGGGCCTCGGCCCTGTCGCccaggagaagaagaagctcaaggctgaTGGAAAGCTGGACAAGTTTGGTCGTCCCAATGACAGCACGCCTGCCAAGTGGACCTCGGAGTACAAGGACTACGGCGCGGCTGATGCCtccactgccgccgccgccgccgccgccgctccgGCCCCGACGCCTGTGAAGGTTGAGAAGATCAAGATGGAGATTTCTACGCCTCCtgccgatgacggcgagaagaagaagcgaaagAAGCACGAGGGCGAGACTGCGGATGAGAAGGCGGAGCGAAAGCGAAGaaaggcggagaagaaggcggccaaggctgccaagaaggcggTTAAGGGCGAGGCCGGATCGGACGATGACAGCGACTGA
- the nta1 gene encoding Protein N-terminal amidase, with the protein MRIACLQFAPQVGDVDNNLNRADAILSRVDPEALDLLVLPELAFSGYNFKSLGDISQFLEPSVSGISSLWARTTALKYDCTVIAGYPEKVDPTFKWPTNPEYYNAAIIVNGEGETVANYRKTHLYYTDETWALEGPAGFFGERLDGLGPTAIGICMDLNPYKFEAPWDKFEFAQHVLDCGARLVVISMAWITNDDPRQFSRMPQEPDMNTLLYWVSRLEPIIRAESTEEVIVVFANRTGMEGEVTYAGTSAVIGIESGEVRVYGILGRGDKELLVVDTDEAPYAKLVYRPGENDPEVEAGEPEENDHRADYENYRSQHPQGRKESEDPPSSGRQRFQGESDATQGKNLSAEYSRNTSFSQPRSDPAARHGLEGSDIHTPTAPSPTPHSLRPRLMVSTNHPNSQRHLNGPSPASYSANASSGPFKILGGEASFHGSNVNAELSPWAASESPFESSRVCWPSALISPAEVPDSRWAFPDEEDDLIASEGSALANQENRYSIRSDVSVWNNQPGRPPSIANHMINRSTSPHETSLVRIRPDAPERISPMNNLADASRQESLPMHPYSLESRHRNRSRGHERSRSDVVGKNELGVVCQRRQDMAMFADVPQQQHFSFNGNRDRSKSNSGHQVSRSRSKSRSKSRSRRPIPMLQDHGYDRRKMTASIPIALSPDPANSADSRDSSNTSRQRRSNPAPQDPPILRPVSSGRIRQRSSSKGRIGDQPPSRNAFMQREIRSNTPAKLVDRGTSRGRRREDRPATDQQAATPGSRERRNSANNSRNRHPETVDLSQFALIEEYTAPNCPVHGSRSRSRTGQQSHQPGNNRPATTTPARPPAQPERVGRRSTQNTPRPASRKDAPEVATRSPKPQVSPKLDGKNSKTLKTSSSAATRSRIRDTAHKSSDVVKTMVPESLNLKAPQGPKTPKAMVLVSDGKIDPLELMASLRCVERSLAKSINRPRSAIW; encoded by the exons ATGAGGATCGCCTGTCTTCAGTTTGCGCCGCAGGTCGGGGATGTGGACAATAATCTCAACCGGGCGGATGCGATTTTAAGTCGTGTAGATCCCGAGGCTCTTGATCTGCTGGTCTTGCCGGAGCTGGCATTTTCGG GATACAACTTCAAGTCTTTGGGCGATATATCGCAGTTCCTCGAACCCTCAGTTTCTGGCATCAGCTCCTTGTGGGCCCGAACTACCGCCTTGAAATACGACTGTACCGTCATCGCTGGCTATCCTGAAAAGGTCGACCCGACTTTTAAGTGGCCGACAAACCCGGAGTATTACAATGCAGCCATTATTGTCAACGGTGAGGGAGAGACGGTGGCCAACTACCGAAAGACTCACCTGTACTACACGGACGAAACATGGGCTCTGGAAGGGCCGGCCGGATTCTTTGGCGAGAGACTGGATGGTCTGGGACCTACTGCTATCGGAATTTGCATGGACCTCAA CCCGTACAAATTTGAGGCACCGTGGGATAAGTTCGAGTTTGCCCAGCATGTTTTAGACTGCGGAGCTCGTCTGGTTGTGATATCCATGGCTTGGATAACCAATGACGATCCCCGCCAGTTTAGTCGTATGCCTCAAGAACCAGACATGAACACTCTGCTCTATTGGGTTTCCCGCCTTGAACCAATAATAAGAGCAGAGTCCACCGAGGAGGTTATAGTAGTGTTTGCGAATCGTACTGGCATGGAGGGGGAAGTCACATATGCTGGCACCAGTGCTGTCATCGGCATCGAATCTGGCGAAGTTCGAGTATACGGAATCCTCGGCCGCGGCGACAAAgagctgcttgttgtcgATACTGATGAAGCTCCATATGCCAAATTAGTATATCGCCCTGGAGAGAACGACCCTGAAGTCGAGGCTGGGGAGCCAGAGGAAAACGACCACCGTGCGGACTACGAGAACTATCGCTCTCAGCATCCTCAAGGCCGAAAAGAGTCTGAAGATCCACCCTCGAGCGGCCGTCAGAGGTTCCAAGGCGAATCCGACGCCACCCAAGGGAAGAATCTGTCTGCCGAGTACAGCAGAAACACTTCGTTCAGTCAACCTCGCTCAGATCCGGCCGCGAGACATGGTCTAGAGGGTTCGGATATTCATACACCAACAGCTCCGAGTCCAACGCCTCATTCGCTCCGGCCCAGGCTCATGGTTTCAACAAATCACCCCAACAGCCAGAGACATCTGAATGGACCTTCTCCTGCATCATATTCGGCAAACGCTAGCAGTGGGCCTTTCAAAATTCTGGGGGGAGAGGCCAGTTTCCATGGGTCAAATGTCAATGCTGAACTATCTCCATGGGCGGCGTCCGAGTCGCCTTTCGAGTCGTCCCGAGTTTGCTGGCCATCTGCGCTGATTTCCCCAGCTGAAGTGCCTGATTCAAGATGGGCATTTccagatgaagaggatgatcTTATCGCCTCGGAAGGTTCGGCACTCGCGAACCAGGAAAATCGCTATAGCATCAGGTCTGATGTTTCTGTGTGGAACAACCAGCCGGGTCGTCCACCGAGCATTGCCAACCACATGATCAACCGGTCCACATCACCTCATGAGACATCGCTGGTCCGAATTCGTCCCGATGCCCCTGAACGAATATCGCCAATGAATAACCTCGCTGATGCCTCGAGACAAGAGTCTCTCCCAATGCACCCTTACTCCTTAGAGTCTCGGCACAGAAATCGATCTCGTGGTCATGAGAGATCAAGGTCAGACGTCGTAGGCAAGAACGAGCTTGGAGTTGTctgccaaagacggcaagacatggccatgttcgcCGACGTACCTCAGCAACAACACTTCTCCTTCAATGGCAACCGAGACCGTTCAAAGTCTAACTCTGGACATCAAGTCTCGAGAAGTCGGAGCAAGAGCCGGAGCaagagccggagccggagacCAATCCCAATGCTACAAGACCATGGCTATGACCGCCGCAAAATGACTGCTTCGATACCAATAGCCCTCAGCCCGGATCCCGCCAATTCTGCGGACTCGAGAGACTCGAGTAATACGAGTAGACAGCGGCGGTCCAACCCTGCGCCCCAAGATCCGCCAATTCTACGGCCCGTTTCAAGCGGTCGTATCAGACAAAGGAGTAGCTCCAAAGGGAGAATTGGTGACCAGCCTCCATCTAGAAACGCCTTCATGCAGCGCGAAATAAGGTCCAACACACCTGCCAAACTTGTCGACAGAGGAACAAGCCGTGGTCGTCGGCGCGAGGATAGACCCGCCACGGACCAACAAGCTGCCACGCCTGGAAGCCGCGAACGGCGCAACAGCGCAAACAACAGCCGAAACCGTCACCCCGAGACCGTAGACCTATCTCAGTTCGCACTTATCGAAGAGTACACCGCGCCCAATTGTCCCGTTCACGGCTCCCGATCCCGCTCCAGAACCGGGCAGCAGAGCCACCAACCCGGGAACAATAGGCCAGCAACTACTACGCCGGCTCGCCCTCCCGCCCAGCCAGAGAGAGTAGGAAGGCGGTCGACACAAAATACACCACGACCAGCGAGCAGGAAGGACGCACCGGAGGTTGCCACGCGGTCGCCCAAGCCTCAGGTGTCGCCGAAGCTGGATGGGAAGAATTCCAAAACTCTAAAGACATCGAGCTCTGCAGCTACCAGGTCAAGGATTCGTGACACTGCCCACAAGTCATCTGATGTAGTGAAGACGATGGTTCCCGAATCACTTAACCTCAAAGCACCGCAGGGTCCAAAGAcacccaaggccatggtCCTTGTGAGCGACGGCAAGATAGACCCACTGGAGCTCATGGCGTCGTTGAGATGTGTGGAACGGTCGCTTGCCAAGTCTATAAATCGGCCGCGGAGCGCAATTTGGTAG
- the DERL2 gene encoding Derlin-2: protein MDIALENYWRLPPMSRNIATCAFVMSLGIVLGMLPSKYFIYHPFFILRFPPQIWRFATSFLITGSGLGLVFDTYFLYSYLSQMEVGNPRFPRKEDLIWYLVFVCGTILVANHFVGFGFMMFLPALILALSYTVTQDQRGAKVSYMFVTMPAQMMPYAMLAINLLFPGGVQNMILQFHGLFAGHLFDFLSRTWPQYGGGRNLIPTPAILSRIVQSTESLFQTGVGGTARPAGRTLGGGTGANTSSGPLPDSWRTRGPGQRLG, encoded by the exons ATGGATATTGCACTGGAGAATTACTGGCGGCTACCGCCAATGTCCAG AAACATTGCAACCTGTGCATTCGTCATGTCCCTCGGCATCGTGCTGGGCATGCTGCCGTCCAAGTACTTCATCTACCACCCGTTTTTCATACTTAGATTCCCGCCCCAGATATGGCGTTTCGCGACGTCCTTTTTAATCACGGGCTCGGGCTTAGGCCTTGTCTTTGACACCTACTTCTTGTATTCGTACCTCAGCCAAATGGAGGTTGGCAATCCTCGGTTCCCACGAAAGGAAGACCTGATTTGGTACCTTGTATTCGTCTGTGGGACGATTTTG GTAGCAAATCACTTTGTCGGCTTCGGGTTCATGATGTTCCTGCCGGCTCTTATTCTGGCTCTAAGCTACACTGTGACGCAGGACCAGCGCGGAGCCAAGGTCAGCTACATGTTTGTTACCATGCCCGCCCAGATGATGCCGTATGCCATGCTTGCCATCAACCTCCTGTTCCCTGGCGGCGTTCAGAACATGATACTCCAGTTTCATGGCCTGTTTGCCGGTCATCTCTTTGACTTTCTGTCAAGGACGTGGCCGCAGTACGGCGGTGGGAGAAACCTCATTCCCACACCTGCCATCCTCTCCAGGATTGTGCAGTCGACCGAGTCGTTATTTCAGACGGGCGTTGGAGGTACTGCCCGACCTGCTGGCAGGACTCTTGGCGGAGGCACTGGCGCCAATACTTCAAGTGGACCGTTGCCCGACTCTTGGCGAACGCGTGGTCCAGGGCAGCGACTGGGGTAG
- the rfc4 gene encoding Replication factor C subunit 4: MPATKTEERGESSTAASKAALASSSNASPNYELPWVEKYRPVFLDDVVGNTETIERLKIIAREGNMPHVIISGMPGIGKTTSVLCLARQLLGESYKEAVLELNASDERGIDVVRNRIKGFAQKKVTLPPGRHKLVILDEADSMTSGAQQALRRTMEIYSNTTRFAFACNQSNKIIEPLQSRCAILRYAKLSDAQVVKRLMQIIEAEKVEYSDDGLAALVFSAEGDMRQAINNLQSTFAGFGFVSGDNVFKVVDSPHPIKVQAMLKACYEGNVDSALDTLRELWNLGYSSHDIISTMFKVTKTIPTLSEHSKLEFIKEIGFTHMKILEGVQTLLQLSGCVARLSKINMDPKKFQVAAK, encoded by the exons atgccCGCCACCAAAACCGAGGAAAGGGGCGAATCCTCGACCGCTGCGTCAAAGGCAGCCCTGGCCTCGTCTTCGAATGCATCTCCGAATTACGAATTGCCATG GGTGGAAAAGTACCGTCCCGTCTTCCTGGACGATGTGGTGGGCAACACAGAGACGATCGAGCGGCTGAAAATTATAGCTAGGGAGGGAAATATGCCCCATGTCATTATTTCAGGAATGCCGGGTATCGGAAAGACAACAAGTGTGCTGTGTCTGGCTAGACAGCTACTGGGAGAGTCATATAAGGAGGCTGTCCTGGAGCTGAATGCAAGTGACGAGAGAG GCATTGATGTCGTACGCAATCGAATCAAGGGCTTTGCGCAAAAGAAGGTTACATTACCCCCCGGCAGACATAAGCTCGTCATTCTCGATGAAGCAGACAGCATGACATCGGGCGCGCAACAAGCTCTTCGCCGAACCATGGAGATCTACTCCAACACGACCCGATTCGCCTTTGCATGCAACCAGTCCAACAAGATTATTGAGCCGCTGCAGTCGCGATGTGCCATCCTCCGATATGCAAAGCTGTCCGACGCCCAGGTTGTCAAAAGATTAATGCAAATTATTGAAGCCGAAAAGGTTGAATATAGCGACGACGGTCTTGCTGCCCTTGTGTTCAGCGCAGAAGGGGATATGCGACAGGCAATCAATAACTTGCAATCAACCTTTGCTGGTTTTGGCTTCGTCTCTGGAGACAATGTGTTCAAGGTCGTCGACTCGCCTCATCCCATCAAGGTACAGGCTATGCTGAAGGCGTGCTACGAGGGTAACGTAGATTCTGCGCTGGATACTTTGAGGGAGCTGTGGAATCTGGGATACTCCAGTCACGATATCATCAGCACCATGTTCAAGGTGACCAAGACGATTCCAACGCTAAGCGAGCATTCAAAGCTGGAGTTTATCAAGGAGATTGGCTTCACCCACATGAAAATTCTGGAAGGCGTCCAAACGTTGCTGCAACTGAGTGGCTGCGTTGCGCGGCTGTCCAAGATTAATATGGATCCAAAGAAGTTTCAAGTAGCTGCAAAATGA
- the FCF1 gene encoding rRNA-processing protein FCF1 — MLNFFPADHILPYNNQKKAESDSATRRKDPNLGLNVPETPEDTHQDEKSAFHSRHHGCREENQKIRPGQSLSITKIPSRTEPPNVSPNVQVKRVIGLRDARLKTNQKKDEEAKAKEKKTINGELIREAPQMPSNMFFQHNTALVPPYNVLVDTNFLSHTVQRKLSLLESMMDCLYAKCNPIITSCVMAELEKLGPKYRLALRVARDERWQRLECDHKGTYADDCLVDRVTKDRIYIVGTNDKLLKRRIRRIAGVPLMSVARGKYVIERLPGAPE; from the coding sequence ATGTTGAACTTTTTCCCAGCAGACCATATTCTGCCATACAACAACCAAAAAAAGGCCGAATCAGACAGCGCAACTCGTCGCAAAGACCCGAATTTGGGTTTAAACGTGCCAGAAACACCGGAGGATACGCATCAGGACGAGAAGAGCGCATTTCACAGCCGCCACCATGGGTGTCGCGAAGAAAACCAGAAAATTCGGCCAGGTCAGTCCTTATCGATAACCAAAATACCATCCAGAACCGAGCCTCCTAACGTTTCGCCAAATGTCCAGGTCAAGCGAGTAATAGGCCTGCGCGACGCACGCCTCAAAACAAACCAGAAaaaagacgaagaagccaaagccaaagagaagaagaccaTCAATGGCGAATTGATCCGAGAAGCACCCCAGATGCCCAGCAACATGTTCTTCCAGCACAACACAGCGCTCGTGCCTCCCTACAACGTCCTCGTCGACACCAACTTTCTCAGCCACACGGTGCAGCGAAAGCTGTCATTATTAGAGTCCATGATGGACTGCCTGTACGCCAAGTGCAACCCGATCATAACGTCGTGTGTCATGGCGGAattggagaagctgggccCAAAGTACCGCCTGGCGCTGCGGGTTGCGAGGGATGAGCGGTGGCAGCGACTGGAGTGCGACCACAAGGGCACATATGCAGACGACTGTCTGGTGGACAGGGTGACCAAGGATAGGATATACATCGTGGGCACCAACGACAAGCTTTTGAAACGGCGCATCCGTCGAATTGCAGgggtgccgttgatgagCGTGGCGAGGGGCAAGTATGTGATTGAGAGGCTGCCGGGGGCGCCTGAGTAA
- the fsa6_0 gene encoding Fusarisetin A cluster transcription factor fsa6 has translation MLRDCSPSEPSPGDKQVQKRTRILLSCAPCRNSKLKCDRQQPCSQCEKKGRIDQCVYAPRPVKKKPPAKNMTSRLKRLESLVREMMENEGDAKLPGRSSEGSAVPSLQGHVVKGEHGTTYVGATHCMAMLEDIEDLKMYFDDTGAHEEGILSTDDLDAPEMLLCPTIPPTNRDELIAQLPDRHIADRLIKRYFASMSPSQHIIHRPTFTKMYARFWQDSNDVTLHWLAQLFMMLALGIFFNSFAAPHELSADSPVPILDRIKHYRSCAGWALIWGKYTQPTSTTLPAFLLYVESHFMFNRAAQMNCYVLSGVCIRLLLKMGLHRDPSKLANISPYEGEMRRRLWNMAVQIELIVSFHMGLPSMLQGIEADTRPPSNLQDEDFDEDSTSLPPARPATEYTHVTYTINKTKIIRVFGQIANQAHSLSPPEYTDVLRLDAVLQDTWGALPGFMRVRPLDECVGDAPVLLTQRFGLAALYNKCRCVLHRRYLAEPVPDKDHNYSRQQGIDAALSLLQNQYLIWRHSKPGNVLSSTSWFLSSLAVHDYLLAAMIVYLLIKNENYPDGEGFDFDGKKPSKEELKGMLKRSYMIWTEVSENVAELRKTADALAAMLSKLGDPVDKEVRIPTRGSEYPSSGSVGWSSSAEKSTSTGEPDLLSSIWIEGANSSSGLTPFPMAQPTTNATPAMDFPLPAASEAILGSNLGFDPSWMGPADNMDWRFLDVSLAHSHTAGTNSASGASWVEKLPLDELDVLDPGLWGRPSGEAHRHFPSR, from the exons ATGCTCCGAGACTGCAGCCCCAGCGAGCCCTCCCCCGGCGACAAACAAGTCCAGAAGCGCACGCGGATCCTCCTCTCCTGCGCGCCCTGCCGCAACTCCAAGCTCAAATGTGACCGCCAGCAACCATGCTCGCAGTGCGAGAAGAAGGGCCGCATCGACCAGTGCGTCTACGCCCCCAGGCccgtcaagaagaagccccCGGCCAAGAACATGACCTCGCGCCTCAAGCGCCTCGAGAGCCTGGTgcgggagatgatggagaaCGAAGGAGATGCGAAGCTGCCGGGGAGAAGCAGCGAGGGGAGCGCCGTGCCCTCGTTGCAGGGCCATGTGGTCAAGGGGGAGCATGGGACGACCTACGTCGGGGCCACGCACTGCATGGCTATGCTCGAGGAC ATTGAGGACTTGAAAATGTACTTTGATGATACGGGGGCCCACGAGGAAGGGATCTTGTCGACGGATGATCTGGATGCGCCTGAAATGCTGTTGTGCCCAACGATTCCGCCGACGAACAGAGACGAACTCATCGCACAGCTGCCGGATAGGCATATTGCAGATCGGTTGATTAAGAGATACTTTGCATCCATGAGTCCTTCTCAAC ATATTATTCATCGACCTACATTTACAAAAATG TATGCCCGGTTCTGGCAAGACTCCAACGACGTAACCCTCCATTGGCTCGCCCAGCTCTTCATGATGCTCGCGctgggcatcttcttcaacagcttcgCCGCCCCCCACGAACTCTCAGCCGACTCGCCCGTCCCCATCTTGGACCGCATCAAGCACTACCGCTCCTGCGCCGGCTGGGCCCTCATCTGGGGCAAGTACACGCAGCCCACGTCCACGACGCTGCCCGCGTTCCTGCTCTACGTCGAATCCCACTTCATGTTCAACCGCGCGGCCCAGATGAACTGCTACGTCCTCTCGGGCGTATGCATCCGGCTCCTGCTCAAGATGGGCCTCCACCGCGACCCGTCCAAGCTGGCCAACATATCCCCCTACGAAGGCGAGATGCGGCGGAGGTTATGGAACATGGCGGTGCAGATCGAGCTCATTGTCTCCTTCCATATGGGCCTGCCGAGCATGCTGCAGGGCATCGAGGCGGACACGCGCCCCCCGTCCAACCTCCAAGAcgaggactttgacgaaGATTCCACATCCCTACCCCCGGCGAGACCAGCCACCGAGTACACACACGTGACGTACACCATCAACAAGACCAAAATCATCAGAGTCTTTGGCCAAATCGCCAACCAGGCGCACTCGCTCTCACCCCCCGAGTACACCGACGTCCTGCGGCTCGACGCCGTTCTGCAGGACACATGGGGCGCTCTCCCGGGCTTCATGCGCGTCCGTCCCCTAGACGAGTGCGTGGGCGACGCGCCCGTCCTCTTGACCCAGCGCTTTGGCCTGGCCGCACTCTACAACAAGTGCCGCTGCGTCCTACACAGGCGGTATCTCGCCGAACCCGTTCCCGACAAGGACCACAACTATTCTCGCCAGCAGGGCATCGACGCGGCGCTGTCGCTGCTCCAAAATCAGTACCTCATATGGAGGCACTCGAAGCCGGGCAACGTGCTCAGCTCCACGTCGTGGTTCCTGTCGTCCCTGGCCGTACACGACTACTTGCTAGCGGCCATGATTGTGTATCTGCTGATAAAGAACGAGAATTATCCCGATGGAGAAGGGTTCGACTTTGACGGCAAGAAGCCCAGCAAGGAGGAGCTCAAAGGCATGCTGAAGCGGTCCTATATGATTTGGACAGAGGTATCCGAGAACGTGGCTGAGTTGAGGAAGACGGCGGACGCGCTGGCCGCCATGTTGAGTAAACTAGGGGATCCGGTGGACAAGGAAGTGAGGATACCAACACGAGGTTCGGAATACCCGTCCTCGGGGTCGGTTGGGTGGTCATCATCAGCGGAGAAGAGTACTTCTACTGGCGAGCCGGATTTGCTCTCTAGTATCTGGATTGAAG GAGCGAACTCATCTTCAGGGCTAACACCATTCCCCATGGCCCAACCTACGACCAATGCTACTCCAGCAATGGACTTTCCCCTGCCCGCCGCGTCGGAGGCCATTCTTGGGAGTAACCTAGGCTTTGATCCGTCGTGGATGGGGCCAGCAGATAATATGGACTGG